CCTCGTCTGCGATCGCTCGGACGAAGTCCTGTTCGAAAATATCCTTGCGGCGATCAATGACCGCAGCCTTGATCGCCTGAGTGCAAATTCGCTCGATCTCAGCGAATGAGTATCCCACCATCTTGGTCGCGTGCTGCAAAACATCAAATCCAACAGCAGCGTTCTTGAATTTGAATCGCAGAAAGCGCCCGATCATTGCAAGATCGGGCTTGTCGAACCAAATCACCTCATCGAATCGGCGCCAGATCGCGGGGTCGAGGGACTTATCTAAATTGGTCGCTGCAACGAGAAAGCCCTTTGGCTTAATACGATCAATGAAAATCAGAAGGCTGTTGACTACCCGCCGTAGTTCGTTGTGCTCGCCGGCGTCGTCTCGGGCTCTGGCGAGTGCGTCGAACTCGTCCAAAAAAAGAACACAGGGCTGAGCTCGAGCAAACTCGAATACCTTTCGCACGTTTGCCGCTGTCTCACCGAGATATGAAGAGATCAATCGATCGATTTTGACTACGAAGAATGCAAGTCCCGTCTCTGCAGCAAAAATCTCCGCGCAAAGAGTTTTGCCACATCCCGGTGGCCCACATAGCAAAAGCTTTGATCGCACCGTCAATCCGTGACGTCGAATGTCTTCGCCGCGGCGGAACTCCTGAATCAGATCAGTGAGAATCTGAATATTCGCGTGACTAAGCAAGATATCATTTCGATCATGCGATGGCTCGATTCGTTCGACGAAGTTGCTTGTAGCGTCCGGAAATGGAATCAATGGGGCCAAGGTCCGCCCAGCACTTGGATTCGTCGTCGCGCTGTCCAACGCCTTTCGAAGCGACCGCGCAAGCGCGCGATTGTTTTTCCGTTCTTCTTCAGAAATGATTTGCTCCGCCACAGCGCGAAACTCTTCGTCCCGCCCATAGCTGACAAGCAACTTCTTCATCAACTCGCCACGCGCCATGTCCCGCCACCATCATGCCGCTAGAGCATGGCCCAGCAGCACCGCCGATGCTTGTCAGAGCCGGGGTTGTGGCTCTGGAAACGTCGGCGCCCGCGACTGCCATGAGATGTGCTCACACGGTACTGACCCGATAATGGTGCAGTTCGCCGGTGCCGTCGAGGCGCTCAAGTCGTTCCTTGGGGTCGCCCGGCCTGGAGCCTGATCCGCCGCGGCGGTCGACCGGGCGCCGACAGAATACTCAACAACGCCGCCGGCCGCTGTGGCCGTCTGAGACGATCGGCCGGAACCCCGGCCCCAGGGCCGCGCCGGGTCGAGGCGCCGTACAGGGCGATTTCCGGGGGTGTGTCGGCCGACCTGACCCCCGGTCCGAATTTCGCGGCGCTGCACAGGAATGGCCGAACCGGTGCCGCCCCGCGGCGCGCTAGGGATCTGACCGCCCCCGGGGTGGCGGGCCGCCGGTAGGGGGGCCGGGCGGATATCCACAGCCGCCGACCCGTCCACCGGCCAGGGATTTCCGGCGTGCCGCCGCGAATCTGAAGGAAAATGCCGGGGGATCTCACCGGCCGGAAGAACCACGCGGCGCCCGGCTCCATGCTTGAAACTCCCCGTCGCTGCCCCAAATAGGATTTGCGGCGGGGAAATGCTCCGCTGATTTGCATGGGCGCAGGGCCCGGCCGAGCGAGGAATCATGGACACCGGCAAACTGTTTCGGAACGTGTGCGAGTCGCTATGCGGGACTCGTTGGATCCCGGCGATCGCGGAAGCTGTCGAGGTCAACGAGCGAACGGTCCGCCGATGGGCGGCCGGTGACCACGTGCCGCAGGGTGTGTGGCGGCAGCTCCGGGACCTCGACAATGAACGTCGCGTCCTGGCCGATGATCAGTGGCAGCTCATTGACGCGCTCGGGCACACGAGCAACGACCGCGCCGAAATCGGCGAGCGCTGGAACATCCTGTGTGACCAATTGCAGATTGCGCAGGACGTGGCTCGGACCCGCCAAATCGCTCTACTCCGCGCCTTGAGGGAGTGCGCGCATCGGCGCGCGTCGATCGCAACGCTGGAGGCGCTTGAACGCGCTGACGGCGTCGCGCGCGACCGCGTGCGCTCGGTTCAGGGCGCGATGGCTGATTTCTGTAGGGCCAACGTCGAGCCCTATGAGCGCGCCGCCAGCGCGGGTGGTTGACTGCTGACGATATGCCCCGTCCCCGGCGTCGGCGGGGC
The genomic region above belongs to Rhodospirillales bacterium and contains:
- a CDS encoding ATP-binding protein yields the protein MARGELMKKLLVSYGRDEEFRAVAEQIISEEERKNNRALARSLRKALDSATTNPSAGRTLAPLIPFPDATSNFVERIEPSHDRNDILLSHANIQILTDLIQEFRRGEDIRRHGLTVRSKLLLCGPPGCGKTLCAEIFAAETGLAFFVVKIDRLISSYLGETAANVRKVFEFARAQPCVLFLDEFDALARARDDAGEHNELRRVVNSLLIFIDRIKPKGFLVAATNLDKSLDPAIWRRFDEVIWFDKPDLAMIGRFLRFKFKNAAVGFDVLQHATKMVGYSFAEIERICTQAIKAAVIDRRKDIFEQDFVRAIADEARRRTASARLNNLGGA